Proteins encoded by one window of Burkholderia plantarii:
- a CDS encoding gamma-glutamylcyclotransferase — protein MSTPFPATNAYPPSIGSGRLLSEHELATSLDATLAGWDRQADLWLFGYGSLIWNPGLPTVEQVHGRVHGYHRGLYLWSRVNRGTPERPGLVLALDRGGSCSGVAFRIAGPSALPHLETLWQREMPMGSYRPAWLPCTLTTGQRVRALAFVMRRDVPTYTGKLSDEVVRAVFDSAQGRYGTTLDYVTRTVAALRESGIPDRALEALLARCG, from the coding sequence GTGAGTACGCCCTTTCCCGCCACCAACGCGTATCCGCCGTCGATCGGCTCCGGCCGACTGCTCTCCGAACACGAACTCGCCACCTCGCTCGACGCGACGCTGGCGGGCTGGGACCGTCAGGCCGACCTCTGGCTGTTCGGCTATGGCTCGCTGATCTGGAATCCCGGCCTGCCGACCGTCGAACAGGTCCACGGGCGCGTCCACGGCTACCACCGCGGCCTCTATCTGTGGTCGCGCGTCAACCGCGGCACCCCCGAGCGGCCGGGACTCGTGCTCGCGCTCGACCGCGGCGGCTCGTGCAGCGGCGTGGCGTTCCGGATCGCCGGGCCGAGCGCGCTGCCGCATCTCGAAACGCTCTGGCAGCGCGAAATGCCGATGGGCTCGTACCGGCCCGCCTGGCTGCCCTGCACGCTCACGACCGGCCAGCGCGTGCGCGCGCTCGCGTTCGTGATGCGCCGCGACGTGCCGACCTACACCGGCAAGCTGTCCGACGAGGTGGTGCGCGCCGTGTTCGACAGCGCGCAGGGCCGCTACGGCACCACGCTCGACTACGTGACGCGCACCGTCGCCGCGCTGCGCGAGAGCGGCATCCCCGACCGCGCGCTGGAAGCGCTGCTCGCGCGCTGCGGCTGA
- a CDS encoding PhoH family protein, which yields MKAIQALEFTAPRDDNARLANLCGPLDENLRQIEQALDVTLQRRGHRIAIRGRGAKLALAALENFYNLARDPLSLDDIQLALVETRQLGGGGRGNGAPGNDEPDVRFRGSPDHPFDEPAAADPDSPDEEPAPKLYTRRADLRGRTPAQREYLKQILSHDVTFGIGPAGTGKTYLAVACAVDALERDQVKRIVLTRPAVEAGERLGFLPGDLSQKVDPYLRPLYDALYDLLGFDKTAKMFERQMIEIAPLAYMRGRTLNHAFIILDEAQNTTPEQMKMFLTRIGFGSKAVVTGDTTQIDLPRGHKSGLVEAQQVLGQVRGIALTRFTSADVVRHPLVARIVEAYDEFHAQRKDD from the coding sequence TTGAAAGCCATCCAAGCCCTGGAATTCACCGCGCCGCGCGACGACAACGCGCGCCTCGCGAACCTCTGCGGTCCGCTCGACGAGAACCTGCGGCAGATCGAGCAGGCACTCGACGTCACGCTGCAGCGGCGCGGCCACCGGATCGCGATCCGCGGCCGGGGCGCGAAGCTCGCGCTGGCCGCGCTGGAAAACTTCTACAACCTCGCCCGCGATCCGCTCTCGCTCGACGACATCCAGCTCGCGCTGGTCGAGACGCGCCAGCTGGGCGGAGGCGGGCGCGGCAACGGCGCGCCGGGCAACGACGAACCGGACGTGCGCTTTCGCGGCAGCCCCGACCACCCGTTCGACGAGCCGGCCGCCGCCGATCCCGACTCGCCCGACGAGGAGCCGGCGCCGAAGCTCTACACGCGCCGCGCCGACCTGCGCGGCCGCACCCCGGCGCAGCGCGAGTACCTGAAGCAGATCCTCTCGCACGACGTGACGTTCGGCATCGGGCCGGCCGGCACCGGCAAGACCTACCTCGCCGTGGCCTGCGCGGTGGACGCGCTCGAACGCGACCAGGTCAAGCGCATCGTGCTGACGCGGCCGGCCGTCGAGGCCGGCGAGCGGCTCGGCTTCCTGCCCGGCGACCTGTCGCAGAAGGTCGATCCGTACCTGCGCCCGCTCTACGACGCGCTCTACGACCTGCTCGGCTTCGACAAGACCGCCAAGATGTTCGAGCGCCAGATGATCGAGATCGCGCCGCTCGCCTACATGCGCGGCCGCACGCTGAACCACGCGTTCATCATCCTCGACGAGGCGCAGAACACCACGCCCGAGCAGATGAAGATGTTCTTGACGCGGATCGGCTTCGGCTCGAAGGCGGTGGTCACCGGCGACACCACCCAGATCGACCTGCCGCGCGGCCACAAGAGCGGGCTCGTCGAGGCCCAGCAGGTGCTCGGCCAGGTGCGCGGCATCGCGCTCACGCGCTTCACGAGCGCCGACGTGGTGCGCCATCCGCTGGTGGCGCGGATCGTCGAGGCCTACGACGAGTTCCACGCGCAGCGCAAGGACGACTGA
- a CDS encoding HlyC/CorC family transporter, translating into MNDSYPSRKSTDKPPEKRSLLERLTDFISPEPESRGELLEILQDAHERNLIDADSLSMIEGVFQVSDLCARDIMVPRAQMDALNIADKPEDFIPFVLDKAHSRYPVYEENRDNVIGVLLAKDLLRFYAEEEFDVRGMLRPAVFIPESKRLNVLLHDFRVNRNHLAIVVDEYGGVAGLITIEDVLEQIVGDIEDEYDFDEEAGNIISAPDGRFRVRALTEISQFNEVFGTDFPDDEVDTIGGLITHHFGRVPHRGEKLRIGRLIFEIQRGDARQIHVLLVRRDPLAGRHGEPADD; encoded by the coding sequence ATGAACGATTCGTATCCCAGTCGAAAGTCCACCGACAAACCTCCCGAAAAGCGTTCGCTTCTCGAACGCCTGACCGACTTCATCTCGCCCGAGCCCGAATCCCGCGGCGAGCTGCTCGAAATCCTGCAGGACGCGCACGAGCGCAACCTGATCGACGCCGATTCGCTGTCGATGATCGAGGGCGTGTTCCAGGTCTCCGACCTCTGCGCGCGCGACATCATGGTGCCGCGCGCCCAGATGGACGCGCTCAACATCGCCGACAAGCCCGAGGACTTCATTCCGTTCGTGCTCGACAAGGCCCACTCGCGCTACCCGGTCTACGAAGAAAACCGCGACAACGTGATCGGCGTGCTGCTCGCGAAGGATCTGCTGCGCTTCTACGCGGAAGAAGAGTTCGACGTGCGCGGGATGCTTCGCCCGGCCGTGTTCATCCCCGAATCGAAGCGCCTGAACGTGCTGCTGCACGACTTCCGCGTGAACCGCAACCACCTCGCGATCGTGGTCGACGAATACGGCGGCGTGGCCGGCCTCATCACGATCGAGGACGTGCTGGAACAGATCGTCGGCGACATCGAGGACGAATACGACTTCGACGAGGAAGCCGGCAACATCATCTCGGCGCCGGACGGGCGCTTCCGCGTGCGCGCGCTGACCGAAATCTCGCAGTTCAACGAGGTGTTCGGCACCGATTTCCCCGACGACGAGGTCGACACCATCGGCGGGCTGATCACCCATCATTTCGGCCGCGTGCCGCATCGCGGCGAGAAGCTGCGGATCGGCCGGCTGATCTTCGAGATCCAGCGCGGCGACGCACGCCAGATCCACGTGCTGCTGGTGCGCCGCGACCCGCTCGCCGGCCGCCACGGCGAACCGGCCGACGACTGA
- a CDS encoding helix-turn-helix domain-containing protein — MHSPLALVRDPSPADPAAAAALATPAESFEALERLVGLNLARLRAERQLSLDALARLSGVSRAMLAQIESARSVPSIKVLCKVAAALKVSVAAFLRRHAVLGFEHLPAERAVRVVGSNGRFSSRALYPEGEPATAEFHELRVAPLHTETGVRRAPGTTINLVVSEGTLELAVNDRRQLLATGDAIVFDADQPYTLRNPGDSEARAFRVTINAEVPPRWDLPQ, encoded by the coding sequence ATGCATTCGCCCCTCGCGCTGGTGCGCGACCCCTCGCCGGCCGACCCGGCCGCCGCCGCGGCGCTCGCCACGCCGGCTGAATCGTTCGAGGCGCTCGAGCGCCTGGTCGGCTTGAATCTGGCGCGGCTGCGCGCCGAACGCCAGCTTTCGCTCGACGCGCTGGCCCGCCTGTCGGGCGTGTCGCGCGCGATGCTCGCGCAGATCGAGTCGGCGCGCAGCGTGCCGTCGATCAAGGTGCTCTGCAAGGTCGCCGCGGCGCTCAAGGTGTCGGTGGCCGCGTTCCTGCGGCGCCACGCGGTGCTCGGCTTCGAGCATCTGCCGGCCGAGCGCGCGGTGCGCGTGGTCGGCTCGAACGGCCGGTTTTCGTCGCGCGCGCTGTATCCGGAAGGCGAGCCCGCGACGGCCGAATTCCACGAACTGCGGGTGGCGCCGCTGCATACCGAGACCGGCGTGCGCCGCGCGCCCGGCACGACCATCAACCTGGTGGTCAGCGAGGGCACGCTGGAGCTGGCCGTCAACGACCGCCGCCAGCTGCTCGCCACCGGCGACGCGATCGTGTTCGACGCCGACCAGCCCTACACGCTGCGCAATCCGGGCGACTCGGAGGCGCGCGCGTTTCGCGTGACGATCAACGCGGAAGTGCCGCCGCGCTGGGACCTGCCGCAATAA
- the ybeY gene encoding rRNA maturation RNase YbeY — translation MKSSRSQKAQKPALTGAPRVSLFDERGKVKSIDAQGLRIDFPDGRALMFDLSGAAGDASVAIVAQHVDPAQRATLTLRPEHYDSLTLSVGAEAEPLDAILPGLDGAGADATDAIDDDAPLSAGEPELELVVQYGDEITAAQRKTLPKRKLIAEWLSTSLSADAQLTVRFVGEKEGRELNGGYRKKDYPTNVLTFAYDSAPDGTTIGDLVICCPVVEKEAAEQDKPLVAHYAHLLVHGALHAQGYDHERSEEDATEMEALETDILAKLGFPNPYQ, via the coding sequence ATGAAATCCTCCCGCTCCCAGAAAGCCCAGAAGCCTGCCCTTACCGGCGCACCGCGCGTGTCGCTGTTCGATGAACGCGGCAAGGTCAAGTCGATCGACGCGCAGGGCCTGCGCATCGATTTCCCCGATGGCCGCGCGCTGATGTTCGACCTGTCCGGCGCCGCCGGCGACGCCTCGGTCGCGATCGTCGCGCAGCACGTCGATCCCGCCCAGCGCGCCACGCTGACGCTGCGCCCCGAGCACTACGACAGCCTCACGCTGTCGGTCGGCGCCGAAGCGGAGCCGCTTGACGCGATCCTGCCCGGCCTCGACGGCGCCGGGGCGGACGCGACCGACGCCATCGACGACGACGCCCCGCTGTCGGCCGGCGAACCCGAACTCGAACTGGTCGTGCAATACGGCGACGAGATCACCGCCGCGCAGCGCAAGACGCTGCCCAAGCGCAAGCTGATCGCCGAATGGCTGTCGACCTCGCTGTCGGCGGACGCGCAGCTCACGGTGCGCTTCGTCGGCGAGAAGGAAGGCCGCGAGCTGAACGGCGGCTACCGCAAGAAGGACTATCCCACCAACGTGCTGACCTTCGCCTACGACTCGGCGCCCGACGGCACCACGATCGGCGATCTCGTGATCTGCTGCCCGGTGGTCGAAAAGGAGGCGGCCGAGCAGGACAAGCCGCTCGTCGCCCATTACGCGCATCTGCTCGTCCATGGCGCGTTGCACGCGCAGGGGTATGATCACGAACGGAGCGAGGAGGACGCGACCGAAATGGAAGCGCTCGAAACCGACATCCTCGCCAAGCTCGGCTTCCCGAACCCGTATCAGTAA
- the miaB gene encoding tRNA (N6-isopentenyl adenosine(37)-C2)-methylthiotransferase MiaB, with the protein MTKKVYVKTFGCQMNEYDSDKMVDVLNAAEGLEKTDNPEDADVILFNTCSVREKAQEKVFSDLGRVRELKEAKPGLIIGVGGCVASQEGAAIVARAPYVDLVFGPQTLHRLPKMIDARRASGRSQVDITFPEIEKFDHLPPARVEGPSAFVSIMEGCSKYCSYCVVPYTRGDEVSRPLDDVLTEIAGLADQGVREVTLLGQNVNAYRGALTAGSTEIADFATLIEYVADLPGIERIRYTTSHPKEFTQRLLDVYARVPKLVNHLHLPVQHGSDRVLMAMKRGYTVLEYKSLIRKLRAIRPELSLSTDIIIGFPGETEADFDKTMALVHEMSYDTSFSFIYSPRPGTPAASLHDDTPREVKLKRLQHLQATIEENVARISASMVGRVERILVEGPSRKDPNELAGRTENNRVVNFPAPLASHARLIGQMIDVRINHAYPHSLRGELVLAHDDASTATH; encoded by the coding sequence ATGACGAAAAAAGTTTACGTAAAGACCTTCGGCTGCCAGATGAACGAGTACGACTCGGACAAGATGGTGGACGTGCTCAACGCCGCCGAAGGGCTCGAGAAGACCGACAACCCCGAAGATGCCGACGTGATCCTGTTCAACACCTGCTCGGTGCGCGAGAAGGCGCAGGAGAAGGTGTTCTCGGATCTCGGCCGGGTGCGCGAGCTGAAGGAAGCCAAGCCCGGGCTGATCATCGGGGTGGGCGGCTGCGTGGCGAGCCAGGAAGGCGCGGCGATCGTCGCGCGCGCACCCTACGTGGACCTCGTGTTCGGCCCGCAGACGCTGCACCGGCTGCCGAAAATGATCGACGCACGCCGCGCGAGCGGCCGCTCGCAGGTCGACATCACGTTCCCCGAGATCGAGAAGTTCGACCACCTGCCGCCCGCGCGCGTGGAAGGCCCGAGCGCGTTCGTCTCGATCATGGAAGGCTGCAGCAAGTACTGCAGCTACTGCGTGGTGCCCTACACGCGCGGCGACGAGGTCTCGCGCCCGCTCGACGACGTGCTCACCGAGATCGCCGGGCTCGCCGACCAGGGCGTGCGCGAGGTGACGCTGCTGGGCCAGAACGTCAACGCCTACCGCGGCGCGCTCACCGCCGGCTCGACCGAGATCGCCGATTTCGCGACGCTGATCGAATACGTGGCCGACCTGCCCGGCATCGAGCGGATCCGCTACACCACCTCGCATCCGAAGGAATTCACGCAGCGCCTGCTCGACGTCTACGCGCGCGTGCCGAAGCTCGTCAACCACCTGCACCTGCCGGTCCAGCACGGCTCCGACCGCGTGCTGATGGCGATGAAGCGCGGCTACACGGTGCTCGAGTACAAATCGCTGATCCGCAAGCTGCGCGCGATCCGCCCCGAGCTGTCGCTGTCCACCGACATCATCATCGGCTTCCCGGGCGAGACCGAGGCCGACTTCGACAAGACCATGGCACTGGTCCACGAGATGAGCTACGACACCAGCTTCTCGTTCATCTACAGCCCGCGCCCGGGCACGCCGGCCGCCAGCCTGCACGACGACACGCCGCGCGAGGTCAAGCTCAAACGCCTGCAACATCTGCAGGCCACCATCGAGGAGAACGTCGCGCGGATCAGCGCGTCGATGGTCGGCCGGGTCGAGCGAATCCTCGTGGAAGGTCCGTCGCGCAAGGATCCGAACGAACTGGCGGGGCGCACCGAGAACAATCGCGTGGTCAACTTCCCGGCGCCGCTCGCCTCGCACGCGCGGCTGATCGGCCAGATGATCGACGTGCGGATCAACCACGCCTATCCGCATTCGCTGCGCGGCGAACTCGTGCTCGCGCACGACGACGCCAGCACGGCCACCCACTGA
- a CDS encoding HAD family hydrolase, whose protein sequence is MLDHLICDCDGVLVDSEVIADRVLLDVLGATFPSLDFSADAAAAFGQKASLFLASVEARHGIRMPDGFVSTIDRATEAELARSLAPIAGVRDALLRIPLPAAVVSNARGERVRNSLARAALTDVFGERVFSADQVARPKPYPDVYLLAARTLGVEPARCVVVEDSLSGLTAARAAGMKTIAFVGASHIPDGYESVLRATGITRIVRTMSELPALVEAGMRGEFGDVQS, encoded by the coding sequence ATGCTCGACCATCTGATCTGCGACTGCGACGGCGTGCTCGTCGACAGTGAAGTGATCGCCGACCGCGTGCTGCTCGACGTGCTCGGCGCCACGTTTCCCTCGCTCGATTTCAGCGCCGACGCGGCCGCCGCGTTTGGCCAGAAGGCCTCGCTGTTCCTCGCCTCGGTCGAGGCGCGCCACGGCATCCGCATGCCGGACGGCTTCGTCTCCACCATCGATCGCGCCACCGAGGCCGAACTCGCGCGCTCGCTCGCGCCGATCGCCGGCGTGCGCGACGCGCTGCTGCGCATCCCGCTGCCGGCCGCCGTGGTGTCGAACGCGCGCGGCGAACGCGTGCGCAACTCGCTCGCGCGCGCCGCGCTGACCGACGTGTTCGGCGAGCGCGTGTTCAGCGCCGATCAGGTGGCGCGGCCGAAGCCCTATCCCGACGTCTACCTGCTCGCCGCGCGCACGCTCGGCGTCGAGCCGGCGCGCTGCGTGGTGGTGGAGGACAGCCTGTCGGGGCTGACCGCCGCGCGCGCGGCCGGCATGAAGACGATCGCGTTCGTCGGCGCGAGCCACATTCCCGACGGTTACGAGAGCGTGCTGCGCGCGACCGGCATCACGCGGATCGTGCGCACGATGAGCGAGCTGCCGGCGCTGGTCGAAGCCGGCATGCGCGGCGAGTTCGGTGACGTGCAGTCGTAG